The DNA region TTAAAATTCGTGGTGCATATAACAAAATTTCCGCACTTGCACCCGATGAGCGCAGTCGCGGCGTGATCGCCGCATCAGCTGGAAATCACGCTCAAGGCGTGGCTTATGCTGCCCGCCTACTAAATATCCCTTGTACGATTGTAATGCCAAAAATGGCTTCACTTTCAAAAGTTGAAGCTACGCGCCGCTATGGTGCTGAGATCGTCTTGCATGGACAAAGTTACGATGATGCCTATGCAAAAGCTAAAGAATTACAAGAAGAAACAGGTTACACTTTTATTCATGCCTTTGATGATCCCGATGTCATCGCAGGTCAAGGTACCATTGGGTTAGAACTGCTTGAACAGAACCAACACCTAGATGCCATTGTGGCGCCCATAGGAGGAGGTGGGCTTATATCGGGTATTGCCATTGCAGCCAAAGCCATCAAACCTGACATTAAGATATACGGCGTTGAAGCCTCTGGTGCAGCCTGTTTTCGTCGCTCACTAGACGCAGGAGATATTACAACGCTTGACACTGTTTCAACGATTGCAGACGGCATCGCAGTCAAACGGCCAGGTAATTTAACCTATGATACAGTGAAGAACCTTGTGGATGATGTATTTGTAGTTGAAGATGAGGCCATTGCAAGAACTATGGTCATGCTCATGGAGCGTTCCAAAGTCGTCTCTGAAGGCGCAAGTGCATCTGCATTAGCTGCGATTTTAACCAATCATCTTCCCTTTGAAAATAAACACGTAGC from Sulfoacidibacillus ferrooxidans includes:
- the ilvA gene encoding threonine ammonia-lyase codes for the protein MQVTFSDIQAAASRLASVIDTTPLDRSQTYSQLSHNHIYLKLENMQRTGSFKIRGAYNKISALAPDERSRGVIAASAGNHAQGVAYAARLLNIPCTIVMPKMASLSKVEATRRYGAEIVLHGQSYDDAYAKAKELQEETGYTFIHAFDDPDVIAGQGTIGLELLEQNQHLDAIVAPIGGGGLISGIAIAAKAIKPDIKIYGVEASGAACFRRSLDAGDITTLDTVSTIADGIAVKRPGNLTYDTVKNLVDDVFVVEDEAIARTMVMLMERSKVVSEGASASALAAILTNHLPFENKHVAVVISGGNVDMMLLSRIIEHGLVAAGRHARFVTTLPDRPGSLANLVAAVADVGANIVSIEHHRLGQSLILGHVEVDMAVETRNEEHIEELRQRFLTLGYSFQMK